The following are from one region of the Scylla paramamosain isolate STU-SP2022 chromosome 23, ASM3559412v1, whole genome shotgun sequence genome:
- the LOC135112223 gene encoding uncharacterized protein LOC135112223 isoform X1 translates to MSLSSSSSAPPTPPCPPTPDTLDAIPIPPPTLDLTNIPMPPVTFTITPPVPIPRPKKDPLPRPKPPVPLPPMAAAPLLPLSVPLPCPTPAHREESLPASPPREVPPIGGAPVSPGGHDSDDDEPPVLHPPAPEPRPTHHQPHHHIVWLHYCHHDQAAAGRGAAFTLLMTHESTPAGTLRLRCMYYSRSPARPYHHSPHTLERPPHAGLFPASRPGQIATQCVAWRPQGVAAATPPRAPRPQTTATAHTPQSAPHMLAASLLHRQARWLLRVWRLPHPRGLPAPRPLPVPQPRGAVPQQHQSSLLPQPPVEPRWGAPRQPHRVAQSMLPAPPPPPLHCPTPRPLEPPALPTLCYPLSVTLSPGRRSSPPDRRASPERGRSPPSRSPRYSPRHSHSRGAEVPLPLPLPTG, encoded by the exons atgtccctctcctcctcctcctctgccccaCCCACCCCGCCCTGCCCCCCCACCCCAGACACCCTGGATGCCATCCCCATTCCCCCACCCACCCTGGACCTCACCAACATCCCCATGCCGCCcgtcaccttcaccatcaccccgCCAGTCCCCATCCCCAGGCCCAAGAAGGACCCCCTGCCAAGACCCAAGCCCCCggtcccccttcctcccatggCAGCTGCCCCACTGCTCCCCTTATCCGTCCCCTTGCCCTGCCCCACGCCTGCCCACAGGGAGGAGTCCCTACCAGCCTCGCCGCCCCGGGAGGTGCCCCCCATCGGAGGGGCGCCGGTGTCCCCCGGGGGACATGACAGCGACGACGACGAGCCCCCCGTCCTGCATCCCCCGGCCCCCGagccccgccccacccaccaccagccacaccaccatata GTGTGGTTACATTATTGTCATCATGATCAGGCCGCCGCGGGCCGTGGCGCGGCCTTCACCCTGCTCATGACACATGAATCCACGCCGGCCGGGACCTTACGCCTtcgatgtatgtac tactCCCGCAGCCCAGCCCGCCCCTACCACCACAGCCCGCACACCCTAGAGCGCCCCCCACATGCTGGCCTCTTCCCTGCTTCACGGCCAGGCCAGATTGCTACTCAGTGCGTGGCGTGGCGGCCTCAGGGCGTGGCAGCCGCCACACCCCCGAGGGCTCCTCGCCCCCAGACCACTGCCACGGCCCACACACCCCAGAGCGCCCCCCACATGCTGGCGGCTTCCCTGCTTCACCGCCAGGCCAGATGGCTACTCAGGGTGTGGCGGCTGCCACACCCCCGAGGGCTCCCCGCCCCCAGACCACTGCCAGTACCACAGCCCCGTGGTGCAGTACCACAGCAGCATCAGTCCTCCCTTCTCCCGCAGCCCCCCGTGGAGCCCCGAtggggggcgccgcgccagcccCACAGGGTGGCGCAGTCCAtgctaccagcaccaccaccaccaccactacactgcCCCACCCCGCGACCGCTGGAGCCCCCAGCGCTCCCCACGCTGTGTTACCCTCTCTCTGTTACCCTCTCCCCGGGGCGCCGCTCATCACCCCCAGACCGCCGTGCCTCCCCGGAGCGGGGCCGCTCACCACCCAGCCGCTCCCCACGCTACTCCCCGCGCCATTCCCATTCCCGGGGGGCTGAGGTCCCCCTGccgctccccctccccactgGGTGA
- the LOC135112223 gene encoding uncharacterized protein LOC135112223 isoform X3 has protein sequence MSLSSSSSAPPTPPCPPTPDTLDAIPIPPPTLDLTNIPMPPVTFTITPPVPIPRPKKDPLPRPKPPVPLPPMAAAPLLPLSVPLPCPTPAHREESLPASPPREVPPIGGAPVSPGGHDSDDDEPPVLHPPAPEPRPTHHQPHHHIYSRSPARPYHHSPHTLERPPHAGLFPASRPGQIATQCVAWRPQGVAAATPPRAPRPQTTATAHTPQSAPHMLAASLLHRQARWLLRVWRLPHPRGLPAPRPLPVPQPRGAVPQQHQSSLLPQPPVEPRWGAPRQPHRVAQSMLPAPPPPPLHCPTPRPLEPPALPTLCYPLSVTLSPGRRSSPPDRRASPERGRSPPSRSPRYSPRHSHSRGAEVPLPLPLPTG, from the exons atgtccctctcctcctcctcctctgccccaCCCACCCCGCCCTGCCCCCCCACCCCAGACACCCTGGATGCCATCCCCATTCCCCCACCCACCCTGGACCTCACCAACATCCCCATGCCGCCcgtcaccttcaccatcaccccgCCAGTCCCCATCCCCAGGCCCAAGAAGGACCCCCTGCCAAGACCCAAGCCCCCggtcccccttcctcccatggCAGCTGCCCCACTGCTCCCCTTATCCGTCCCCTTGCCCTGCCCCACGCCTGCCCACAGGGAGGAGTCCCTACCAGCCTCGCCGCCCCGGGAGGTGCCCCCCATCGGAGGGGCGCCGGTGTCCCCCGGGGGACATGACAGCGACGACGACGAGCCCCCCGTCCTGCATCCCCCGGCCCCCGagccccgccccacccaccaccagccacaccaccatata tactCCCGCAGCCCAGCCCGCCCCTACCACCACAGCCCGCACACCCTAGAGCGCCCCCCACATGCTGGCCTCTTCCCTGCTTCACGGCCAGGCCAGATTGCTACTCAGTGCGTGGCGTGGCGGCCTCAGGGCGTGGCAGCCGCCACACCCCCGAGGGCTCCTCGCCCCCAGACCACTGCCACGGCCCACACACCCCAGAGCGCCCCCCACATGCTGGCGGCTTCCCTGCTTCACCGCCAGGCCAGATGGCTACTCAGGGTGTGGCGGCTGCCACACCCCCGAGGGCTCCCCGCCCCCAGACCACTGCCAGTACCACAGCCCCGTGGTGCAGTACCACAGCAGCATCAGTCCTCCCTTCTCCCGCAGCCCCCCGTGGAGCCCCGAtggggggcgccgcgccagcccCACAGGGTGGCGCAGTCCAtgctaccagcaccaccaccaccaccactacactgcCCCACCCCGCGACCGCTGGAGCCCCCAGCGCTCCCCACGCTGTGTTACCCTCTCTCTGTTACCCTCTCCCCGGGGCGCCGCTCATCACCCCCAGACCGCCGTGCCTCCCCGGAGCGGGGCCGCTCACCACCCAGCCGCTCCCCACGCTACTCCCCGCGCCATTCCCATTCCCGGGGGGCTGAGGTCCCCCTGccgctccccctccccactgGGTGA
- the LOC135112223 gene encoding histone-lysine N-methyltransferase 2B-like isoform X2 encodes MSLSSSSSAPPTPPCPPTPDTLDAIPIPPPTLDLTNIPMPPVTFTITPPVPIPRPKKDPLPRPKPPVPLPPMAAAPLLPLSVPLPCPTPAHREESLPASPPREVPPIGGAPVSPGGHDSDDDEPPVLHPPAPEPRPTHHQPHHHIVWLHYCHHDQAAAGRGAAFTLLMTHESTPAGTLRLRCIPARPYHHSPHTLERPPHAGLFPASRPGQIATQCVAWRPQGVAAATPPRAPRPQTTATAHTPQSAPHMLAASLLHRQARWLLRVWRLPHPRGLPAPRPLPVPQPRGAVPQQHQSSLLPQPPVEPRWGAPRQPHRVAQSMLPAPPPPPLHCPTPRPLEPPALPTLCYPLSVTLSPGRRSSPPDRRASPERGRSPPSRSPRYSPRHSHSRGAEVPLPLPLPTG; translated from the exons atgtccctctcctcctcctcctctgccccaCCCACCCCGCCCTGCCCCCCCACCCCAGACACCCTGGATGCCATCCCCATTCCCCCACCCACCCTGGACCTCACCAACATCCCCATGCCGCCcgtcaccttcaccatcaccccgCCAGTCCCCATCCCCAGGCCCAAGAAGGACCCCCTGCCAAGACCCAAGCCCCCggtcccccttcctcccatggCAGCTGCCCCACTGCTCCCCTTATCCGTCCCCTTGCCCTGCCCCACGCCTGCCCACAGGGAGGAGTCCCTACCAGCCTCGCCGCCCCGGGAGGTGCCCCCCATCGGAGGGGCGCCGGTGTCCCCCGGGGGACATGACAGCGACGACGACGAGCCCCCCGTCCTGCATCCCCCGGCCCCCGagccccgccccacccaccaccagccacaccaccatata GTGTGGTTACATTATTGTCATCATGATCAGGCCGCCGCGGGCCGTGGCGCGGCCTTCACCCTGCTCATGACACATGAATCCACGCCGGCCGGGACCTTACGCCTtcgatgtat CCCAGCCCGCCCCTACCACCACAGCCCGCACACCCTAGAGCGCCCCCCACATGCTGGCCTCTTCCCTGCTTCACGGCCAGGCCAGATTGCTACTCAGTGCGTGGCGTGGCGGCCTCAGGGCGTGGCAGCCGCCACACCCCCGAGGGCTCCTCGCCCCCAGACCACTGCCACGGCCCACACACCCCAGAGCGCCCCCCACATGCTGGCGGCTTCCCTGCTTCACCGCCAGGCCAGATGGCTACTCAGGGTGTGGCGGCTGCCACACCCCCGAGGGCTCCCCGCCCCCAGACCACTGCCAGTACCACAGCCCCGTGGTGCAGTACCACAGCAGCATCAGTCCTCCCTTCTCCCGCAGCCCCCCGTGGAGCCCCGAtggggggcgccgcgccagcccCACAGGGTGGCGCAGTCCAtgctaccagcaccaccaccaccaccactacactgcCCCACCCCGCGACCGCTGGAGCCCCCAGCGCTCCCCACGCTGTGTTACCCTCTCTCTGTTACCCTCTCCCCGGGGCGCCGCTCATCACCCCCAGACCGCCGTGCCTCCCCGGAGCGGGGCCGCTCACCACCCAGCCGCTCCCCACGCTACTCCCCGCGCCATTCCCATTCCCGGGGGGCTGAGGTCCCCCTGccgctccccctccccactgGGTGA